A genomic window from Lotus japonicus ecotype B-129 chromosome 1, LjGifu_v1.2 includes:
- the LOC130723855 gene encoding squalene monooxygenase SE1-like isoform X1, with translation MVDPYVLGWAICTVLTLIALYNLVFPRTASSSSDAATTTQTTENITTASGECRSFNRNANIDVIVVGAGVAGAALAHTLGKDGRQVLVIERDLTEPDRIVGELLQPGGYLKLIELGLEDCVEKIDAQQVFGYALFKDGKHTRLSYPLEKFHSDIAGRSFHNGRFIQRMRQKAASLSNVHLEQGTVTSLLEEKGTIKGVQYKTKDGQELSAWAPLTIVCDGCFSNLRRSLCNPKVDVPSCFVGLVLENCELPCANHGHVILGDPSPVLFYPISSTEVRCLVDVPGEKVPSISNGEMAKYLKTVVAPQVPPEIYDAFIAAVDKGHIRTMPNRSMPAAPFPTPGALLMGDAFNMRHPLTGGGMTVALSDIVVLRNLLKPLRDLNDAPKLCKYLESFYTLRKPVASTINTLAGALYKVFCASPDPARKEMRQACFDYLSLGGLFSEGPVSLLSGLNPRPLSLVLHFFAVAIYGVGRLLLPFPSPKRIWIGLRLITSASGIILPIIKAEGVRQMFFPATVPAYYRTPPTA, from the exons ATGGTGGACCCTTACGTGCTCGGATGGGCCATTTGCACCGTGCTCACCCTCATTGCTCTCTACAATTTGGTTTTCCCACGGACcgcttcttcctcctccgatgccgccaccaccactcagACCACGGAGAACATCACAACGGCCTCCGGTGAATGCAGATCCTTCAACCGCAACGCCAACATTGACGTCATTGTCGTCGGAGCTGGTGTCGCTGGCGCCGCTCTCGCTCACACTCTCGGCAAG GATGGGCGTCAAGTACTTGTCATTGAAAGAGATCTGACTGAACCAGACCGGATTGTTGGAGAGTTGCTACAACCTGGAGGCTATCTCAAATTAATTGAACTGGGACTTGAAG ATTGTGTGGAGAAAATTGATGCGCAGCAAGTCTTTGGATATGCGCTTTTCAAGGATGGAAAACACACACGACTCTCTTATCCCTTGGAAAAGTTTCACTCAGATATTGCTGGCAGAAGCTTTCACAATGGGCGTTTTATTCAGAGGATGAGACAGAAAGCTGCCTCCCTTTCCAA TGTACATTTGGAGCAAGGAACAGTTACTTCCCTACTTGAAGAGAAGGGTACAATTAAAGGTGTGCAGTACAAAACAAAAGATGGTCAGGAATTATCAGCGTGGGCTCCTCTTACCATTGTTTGTGATGGCTGTTTCTCAAACTTGCGTCGCTCTCTTTGTAATCCTAAG GTAGATGTTCCCTCTTGTTTTGTTGGCTTAGTTTTGGAGAATTGTGAACTTCCATGTGCAAATCATGGGCACGTCATACTGGGAGATCCTTCACCAGTTCTATTCTATCCTATAAGTAGTACAGAGGTTCGCTGCCTGGTTGATGTTCCTGGTGAGAAAGTTCCATCTATTTCCAATGGTGAAATGGCCAAGTATTTGAAGACAGTGGTAGCTCCCCAG GTTCCCCCTGAGATTTATGATGCTTTCATAGCTGCAGTGGACAAAGGCCACATAAGAACAATGCCAAACAGAAGCATGCCAGCAGCTCCTTTTCCTACTCCCGGAGCGCTTCTAATGGGAGATGCATTCAACATGCGCCATCCTCTGACGGGTGGTGGAATGACTGTGGCATTATCTGATATAGTGGTGCTGCGAAATCTTCTCAAGCCTTTGCGTGACTTGAATGATGCACCCAAGCTATGCAAATACCTTGAATCCTTCTATACCCTGCGTAAG CCTGTGGCATCCACCATAAACACGTTGGCAGGAGCCCTTTACAAGGTTTTTTGCGCATCACCTGATCCGGCACGGAAGGAAATGCGCCAAGCTTGCTTCGATTATCTGAGTCTTGGAGGTTTGTTCTCAGAAGGGCCAGTCTCTTTGCTTTCAGGATTAAACCCTCGGCCCTTGAGCTTGGTTCTCCATTTCTTTGCCGTTGCAATATATGGGGTTGGCCGTTTACTCCTACCATTTCCTTCCCCTAAACGCATATGGATTGGACTCAGATTAATCACT AGTGCATCTGGAATCATCTTGCCCATTATTAAGGCAGAAGGAGTTCGGCAGATGTTCTTCCCTGCAACTGTACCAGCTTATTACAGAACTCCGCCGACTgcatga
- the LOC130723855 gene encoding squalene monooxygenase SE1-like isoform X2, whose protein sequence is MEKIYWLTSYYLVRGQLDGRQVLVIERDLTEPDRIVGELLQPGGYLKLIELGLEDCVEKIDAQQVFGYALFKDGKHTRLSYPLEKFHSDIAGRSFHNGRFIQRMRQKAASLSNVHLEQGTVTSLLEEKGTIKGVQYKTKDGQELSAWAPLTIVCDGCFSNLRRSLCNPKVDVPSCFVGLVLENCELPCANHGHVILGDPSPVLFYPISSTEVRCLVDVPGEKVPSISNGEMAKYLKTVVAPQVPPEIYDAFIAAVDKGHIRTMPNRSMPAAPFPTPGALLMGDAFNMRHPLTGGGMTVALSDIVVLRNLLKPLRDLNDAPKLCKYLESFYTLRKPVASTINTLAGALYKVFCASPDPARKEMRQACFDYLSLGGLFSEGPVSLLSGLNPRPLSLVLHFFAVAIYGVGRLLLPFPSPKRIWIGLRLITSASGIILPIIKAEGVRQMFFPATVPAYYRTPPTA, encoded by the exons ATGGAAAAAATTTATTGGCTAACATCCTACTACTTAGTGCGCGGACAGTTG GATGGGCGTCAAGTACTTGTCATTGAAAGAGATCTGACTGAACCAGACCGGATTGTTGGAGAGTTGCTACAACCTGGAGGCTATCTCAAATTAATTGAACTGGGACTTGAAG ATTGTGTGGAGAAAATTGATGCGCAGCAAGTCTTTGGATATGCGCTTTTCAAGGATGGAAAACACACACGACTCTCTTATCCCTTGGAAAAGTTTCACTCAGATATTGCTGGCAGAAGCTTTCACAATGGGCGTTTTATTCAGAGGATGAGACAGAAAGCTGCCTCCCTTTCCAA TGTACATTTGGAGCAAGGAACAGTTACTTCCCTACTTGAAGAGAAGGGTACAATTAAAGGTGTGCAGTACAAAACAAAAGATGGTCAGGAATTATCAGCGTGGGCTCCTCTTACCATTGTTTGTGATGGCTGTTTCTCAAACTTGCGTCGCTCTCTTTGTAATCCTAAG GTAGATGTTCCCTCTTGTTTTGTTGGCTTAGTTTTGGAGAATTGTGAACTTCCATGTGCAAATCATGGGCACGTCATACTGGGAGATCCTTCACCAGTTCTATTCTATCCTATAAGTAGTACAGAGGTTCGCTGCCTGGTTGATGTTCCTGGTGAGAAAGTTCCATCTATTTCCAATGGTGAAATGGCCAAGTATTTGAAGACAGTGGTAGCTCCCCAG GTTCCCCCTGAGATTTATGATGCTTTCATAGCTGCAGTGGACAAAGGCCACATAAGAACAATGCCAAACAGAAGCATGCCAGCAGCTCCTTTTCCTACTCCCGGAGCGCTTCTAATGGGAGATGCATTCAACATGCGCCATCCTCTGACGGGTGGTGGAATGACTGTGGCATTATCTGATATAGTGGTGCTGCGAAATCTTCTCAAGCCTTTGCGTGACTTGAATGATGCACCCAAGCTATGCAAATACCTTGAATCCTTCTATACCCTGCGTAAG CCTGTGGCATCCACCATAAACACGTTGGCAGGAGCCCTTTACAAGGTTTTTTGCGCATCACCTGATCCGGCACGGAAGGAAATGCGCCAAGCTTGCTTCGATTATCTGAGTCTTGGAGGTTTGTTCTCAGAAGGGCCAGTCTCTTTGCTTTCAGGATTAAACCCTCGGCCCTTGAGCTTGGTTCTCCATTTCTTTGCCGTTGCAATATATGGGGTTGGCCGTTTACTCCTACCATTTCCTTCCCCTAAACGCATATGGATTGGACTCAGATTAATCACT AGTGCATCTGGAATCATCTTGCCCATTATTAAGGCAGAAGGAGTTCGGCAGATGTTCTTCCCTGCAACTGTACCAGCTTATTACAGAACTCCGCCGACTgcatga
- the LOC130723876 gene encoding uncharacterized protein LOC130723876, whose translation MTSNKDKSDDPKLWGVFLFGLIGATASTYAFGHLRRTVDWFYVQMAKSQGSWKGRSSGSSRSASQEEAWRRHNKRLQEEYEEEMERVERIRRMQSVFNRERNKYKRSYESWRENGSGTYHQHFQREDWYWQADTSFRDRRTNYRQPPRESGNYALSHHYSVLGLDRFRQAPYSDAEIKSAFRTKAKEHHPDQNQNNREVAEAKFKEVMSSYEAIKQERKNQNL comes from the exons atgacatCGAACAAAGACAAAAGCGATGACCCCAAGCTTTGGGGAGTTTTCCTCTTCGGCCTCATTGGCGCCACCGCCTCTACCTACGCG TTCGGTCACCTGCGGAGGACTGTTGATTGGTTCTATGTTCAG ATGGCGAAGTCGCAGGGGTCGTGGAAAGGACGGAGCAGCGGTTCTTCGCGATCAGCTTCTCAGGAGGAGGCGTGGAGGAGGCACAATAAGCGGTTGCAAGAGGAATATGAGGAGGAGATGGAGAGAgtg GAAAGAATAAGGCGTATGCAAAGTGTGTTTAACAGagaaagaaataagtacaaaagatcCTACGAAAGCTGGAGGGAAAATGGTTCTGGAACATATCATCAGCATTTCCAGAGAGAAGATTGGTATTGGCAGGCCGATACATCCTTCAGAGACAGGAGGACTAATTATCGACAACCTCCAAGAGAGAGTGGAAACTATGCATTATCACATCACTACTCTGTTTTGGGTCTTGACAG GTTTAGACAAGCGCCATATTCAGATGCTGAGATTAAA TCAGCATTTAGGACCAAGGCAAAGGAACACCATCCTGATCAGAACCAGAATAATAGAG AGGTTGCTGAGGCAAAGTTCAAAGAAGTGATGTCTTCATACGAGGCCATAAAACAGGAAAGAAAGAACCAGAATCTGTAA